A single window of Kitasatospora sp. HUAS MG31 DNA harbors:
- a CDS encoding ABC transporter permease has product MGRYVIRRLLQMIPVFIGSTFLIFVMVHALGDPVNALFGDRAPDPVVAQQIREQYNLNDPLWLQYLKYMGNLFRWDFGTTFNGQSVTSLLATAYPATIKLTAVAFTIEVVFGVGFGLISGLRRGGWSDNTVLMFTLIVISIPTFVTGYVLQYLVGVKWGILPATAGEDLTFESLLLPGLVLASVSLAYVARLTRTTVAENSKADYVRTAVAKGLPRRRVVMNHLLRNSLIPVVTFLGADLGALMGGALVTERIFNIHGVGYYLYQGIVRQNTATVVGFVTVLIIIYLAANLIVDLLYAVLDPRIRYA; this is encoded by the coding sequence ATGGGACGCTACGTCATCCGACGCCTGCTCCAGATGATCCCGGTGTTCATCGGAAGCACCTTCCTCATCTTCGTGATGGTCCACGCGCTGGGCGACCCGGTGAACGCACTCTTCGGCGACCGGGCCCCCGACCCGGTCGTCGCCCAGCAGATCCGCGAGCAGTACAACCTGAACGACCCGCTCTGGCTCCAGTACCTGAAGTACATGGGCAACCTGTTCCGCTGGGACTTCGGCACCACCTTCAACGGGCAGTCGGTCACCTCGCTGCTCGCCACCGCCTACCCGGCGACCATCAAGCTCACCGCGGTGGCCTTCACCATCGAGGTCGTCTTCGGCGTCGGCTTCGGCCTGATCAGCGGCCTGCGCCGCGGCGGCTGGTCGGACAACACCGTGCTGATGTTCACTCTGATCGTCATCTCGATCCCCACCTTCGTCACCGGCTACGTGCTCCAGTACCTGGTCGGCGTGAAGTGGGGCATCCTGCCCGCCACGGCCGGCGAGGACCTCACCTTCGAGTCCCTGCTGCTGCCCGGCCTCGTGCTCGCCTCCGTCTCGCTGGCGTACGTCGCCAGACTCACCCGGACCACCGTCGCCGAGAACTCCAAGGCCGACTACGTCCGCACCGCGGTGGCCAAGGGCCTCCCGCGCCGCCGCGTGGTGATGAACCACCTGCTGCGGAACTCGCTCATCCCGGTCGTCACCTTCCTCGGCGCCGACCTGGGCGCCCTCATGGGCGGCGCGCTGGTCACCGAGCGGATCTTCAACATCCACGGCGTCGGCTACTACCTCTACCAGGGCATCGTCCGCCAGAACACCGCGACGGTGGTCGGATTCGTGACCGTCCTGATCATCATCTACCTGGCGGCCAACCTGATCGTCGACCTGCTCTACGCGGTCCTGGACCCGAGGATCCGTTATGCCTGA
- a CDS encoding ABC transporter permease, giving the protein MPDQEKYNKADPLADAGTEEEEIQSAVESRTFDLGTMEAQTLIKNERLDDEPEIPAADDRVKPRSLWQDAWHDLRRNPIFIISGLLIIFLVVVAIWPGLFTSTDPLKCDLAKSQQGAESGHPFGFDGQGCDVYSRTIYGARASITVGVCATVGAAVLGTVLGGLAGFFGGWGDSVISRVADIFFGIPILLGGLVFLSVIPSRSIWIVVAFIVVLGWPQIARIGRGAVITAKQQDYVTAARALGASNGRMMVRHILPNAVAPIIVVATIALGTYIALEATLSFLGVGLKPPTVSWGIDISSASATFRNAPHMLLYPAGALSLTVLAFIMLGDAVRDALDPKLR; this is encoded by the coding sequence ATGCCTGACCAGGAGAAGTACAACAAGGCCGACCCGCTGGCGGACGCCGGGACCGAGGAAGAGGAAATCCAGAGCGCCGTCGAGAGCCGCACCTTCGACCTCGGGACCATGGAAGCGCAGACTTTAATCAAAAACGAGCGACTCGACGACGAACCCGAGATCCCCGCGGCCGACGACCGCGTCAAGCCACGCAGCCTCTGGCAGGACGCCTGGCATGACCTCCGCCGCAACCCGATCTTCATCATCTCCGGACTGCTCATCATCTTCCTGGTGGTGGTGGCGATCTGGCCCGGCCTGTTCACCTCCACCGACCCGCTGAAGTGCGACCTGGCCAAGTCCCAGCAGGGCGCCGAGTCCGGCCACCCCTTCGGCTTCGACGGGCAGGGCTGCGACGTCTACTCCCGCACCATCTACGGCGCCCGCGCCTCCATCACGGTCGGCGTCTGCGCCACCGTCGGCGCCGCCGTGCTCGGCACCGTGCTGGGCGGCCTGGCCGGCTTCTTCGGCGGTTGGGGCGACTCGGTCATCTCCCGCGTCGCCGACATCTTCTTCGGCATCCCGATCCTGCTCGGCGGCCTGGTCTTCCTGTCGGTCATCCCCAGCCGGTCGATCTGGATCGTGGTCGCCTTCATCGTGGTGCTCGGCTGGCCGCAGATCGCCCGAATCGGCCGCGGCGCCGTGATCACCGCCAAACAGCAGGACTACGTGACCGCGGCCAGGGCCCTCGGCGCGAGCAACGGCCGGATGATGGTGCGGCACATCCTGCCCAACGCCGTCGCCCCGATCATCGTCGTCGCCACCATCGCCCTCGGCACCTACATCGCCCTGGAGGCCACCCTGAGCTTCCTCGGCGTCGGCCTCAAACCGCCGACGGTCTCCTGGGGCATCGACATCTCCTCAGCCTCGGCGACCTTCCGCAACGCCCCGCACATGCTGCTCTACCCGGCCGGCGCGCTGAGCCTCACCGTGCTCGCCTTCATCATGCTCGGCGACGCGGTCCGCGACGCCCTCGACCCCAAGCTCCGCTGA
- a CDS encoding ABC transporter ATP-binding protein: MSDSVSGEPVIGSVELDRQGWEAESKDSPLLDVRDLHVEFRTRDGVAKAVNGVDYSVRAGETLAVLGESGSGKSVTAQAVMGILDSPPGHVTGGEVIFKGRDLLKLGTEERRKIRGAQMAMIFQDALSSLNPVHSVGTQLGEMFRVHRGLNRRDARAKAIELMDRVRIPAAAQRVNDYPHQFSGGMRQRIMIAMAMALEPDLIIADEPTTALDVTVQAQVMDLLAELQAEYNMGLILITHDLGVVADVADKIAVMYAGRIVETSPVHELYKRPAHPYTRGLLDSIPRLDQKGQELYAIKGLPPNLLRIPSGCAFNPRCPRAQDVCRREVPELYGVTEEDGTPLEGRGSACFFWKETLRDA; encoded by the coding sequence ATGAGCGACAGCGTGAGCGGCGAGCCCGTGATCGGCAGCGTGGAACTCGACCGGCAGGGCTGGGAGGCCGAGTCGAAGGACTCGCCGCTGCTGGACGTCCGCGACCTGCACGTGGAGTTCCGCACCCGGGACGGCGTCGCCAAGGCGGTGAACGGGGTCGACTACTCCGTCCGCGCCGGCGAGACCCTGGCCGTGCTCGGCGAGTCCGGCTCCGGGAAGTCCGTCACCGCCCAGGCGGTGATGGGCATCCTGGACAGCCCGCCTGGCCACGTCACCGGCGGCGAGGTGATCTTCAAGGGCCGGGACCTGCTGAAGCTCGGCACCGAGGAGCGCCGGAAGATCCGCGGCGCCCAGATGGCCATGATCTTCCAGGACGCGCTCTCCTCGCTGAACCCGGTGCACTCGGTCGGCACCCAGCTCGGCGAGATGTTCCGGGTCCACCGCGGCCTGAACCGCAGGGACGCCAGGGCCAAGGCCATCGAGCTGATGGACCGGGTCCGCATCCCGGCCGCCGCCCAGCGGGTCAACGACTACCCGCACCAGTTCTCCGGCGGCATGCGCCAGCGCATCATGATCGCGATGGCGATGGCCCTGGAACCCGACCTGATCATCGCCGACGAGCCCACCACCGCCCTGGACGTCACCGTCCAGGCCCAGGTGATGGACCTGCTCGCCGAGCTCCAGGCCGAGTACAACATGGGCCTGATCCTGATCACCCACGACCTCGGCGTGGTCGCCGACGTGGCCGACAAGATCGCCGTGATGTACGCCGGCCGGATCGTCGAGACCTCGCCCGTCCACGAGCTCTACAAGCGCCCCGCCCACCCCTACACCCGCGGCCTGCTCGACTCGATCCCGCGCCTGGACCAGAAGGGCCAGGAGCTCTACGCCATCAAGGGCCTGCCGCCCAACCTGCTGCGGATCCCGTCCGGCTGCGCCTTCAACCCGCGCTGCCCGCGGGCCCAGGACGTCTGCCGGCGGGAGGTGCCCGAACTGTACGGCGTGACCGAGGAGGACGGGACGCCCCTGGAGGGGCGGGGCAGCGCGTGCTTCTTCTGGAAGGAGACCCTCCGTGACGCTTAA
- a CDS encoding ABC transporter ATP-binding protein, which yields MTLNGSSAVGAAAVPEEAAFEKPVDRGEPILQVRELVKHFPLTQGIIFKKLVGAVKAVDGVSFDLMQGETLGIVGESGCGKSTLAKVLMNLEPATSGSIRYKGEEITKLSGAALKAVRRNIQMVFQDPYTSLNPRMTVGDIIGEPFEIHPEVAPKGDRRKAVQDLLDVVGLNPEYITRYPHQFSGGQRQRIGIARGLALKPEIIICDEPVSALDVSVQAQVINLLEKLQSEFNLSYMFIAHDLSIVRHISDRVGVMYLGRMVEIGSDEEIYDHATHPYTQALLSAVPVPDPTARDARGRIVLTGDVPSPANPPSGCRFRTRCWKAQEKCAVETPALTVRQWLEGPAAHDSACHFAAEKESEAPPA from the coding sequence GTGACGCTTAACGGATCCAGCGCGGTGGGTGCCGCCGCGGTGCCCGAGGAGGCCGCCTTCGAGAAGCCGGTCGACCGGGGCGAGCCGATCCTCCAGGTCCGCGAGCTGGTCAAGCACTTCCCGCTGACCCAGGGCATCATCTTCAAGAAGCTGGTCGGCGCGGTCAAGGCCGTGGACGGCGTCTCCTTCGACCTGATGCAGGGGGAGACCCTGGGCATCGTCGGCGAGTCGGGCTGCGGCAAGTCCACCCTCGCCAAGGTGCTGATGAACCTGGAGCCGGCGACCAGCGGGTCGATCCGGTACAAGGGCGAGGAGATCACCAAGCTCTCGGGCGCGGCGCTGAAGGCCGTCCGCCGCAACATCCAGATGGTCTTCCAGGACCCGTACACCTCGCTGAACCCGCGGATGACCGTCGGCGACATCATCGGCGAGCCCTTCGAGATCCACCCCGAGGTGGCGCCCAAGGGCGACCGCCGCAAGGCCGTCCAGGACCTGCTGGACGTGGTGGGCCTCAACCCGGAGTACATCACCAGGTACCCGCACCAGTTCTCCGGCGGCCAGCGCCAGCGCATCGGCATCGCCCGCGGGCTCGCCCTCAAGCCCGAGATCATCATCTGCGACGAGCCGGTCTCCGCCCTGGACGTCTCGGTCCAGGCCCAGGTGATCAACCTGCTGGAGAAGCTGCAGAGCGAGTTCAACCTGTCGTACATGTTCATCGCCCACGACCTCTCGATCGTCCGGCACATCTCCGACCGGGTCGGCGTGATGTACCTCGGCAGGATGGTGGAGATCGGCTCGGACGAGGAGATCTACGACCACGCCACCCACCCGTACACCCAGGCGCTGCTGTCCGCCGTGCCGGTGCCCGACCCGACGGCCCGGGACGCCAGGGGGCGGATCGTGCTGACCGGTGACGTGCCCTCGCCGGCCAACCCGCCGAGCGGCTGCCGGTTCCGCACCCGGTGCTGGAAGGCCCAGGAGAAGTGCGCCGTCGAGACGCCGGCGCTGACCGTGCGGCAGTGGCTGGAGGGGCCTGCGGCACACGACTCGGCCTGCCACTTCGCGGCCGAGAAGGAGTCCGAGGCGCCGCCCGCCTAG
- a CDS encoding ABC transporter ATP-binding protein, with the protein MSAEKTVAAPAEAKAAATGSPLLEVSGLTKHFPVMGGFPFRRQIGAVQAVDDVTFSVAAGESLGLVGESGCGKSTTGRLITRLYEPTAGSIKYLGQDIAHASRKELAPIRSEIQMIFQDPYSSLNPRHTVGTIISGPMEINNINPPQGREARVKELLEIVGLNPEHYNRFPHEFSGGQRQRIGVARALALNPKLIVADEPVSALDVSIQAQVVNLLQELQRELGIAFVFIAHDLSIVRHFSQRVAVMYLGKVVEIADRDSLYGAPRHPYTHALLSAAPDADPDNVSVERIRLTGDVPSPLNPPSGCRFRTRCWKAQDKCATEEPPLIQLSGSAEGHLTACHFPEDGAKAAALVPAAREAEKTDTAEADQA; encoded by the coding sequence ATGAGCGCAGAGAAGACCGTGGCCGCGCCGGCCGAGGCCAAGGCGGCCGCCACCGGCAGCCCGCTGCTGGAGGTGTCCGGCCTCACCAAGCACTTCCCGGTGATGGGCGGGTTCCCGTTCCGTCGCCAGATCGGCGCGGTCCAGGCCGTCGACGACGTCACCTTCTCGGTGGCGGCCGGCGAGAGCCTCGGCCTGGTCGGCGAGTCGGGCTGCGGCAAGTCGACCACCGGTCGTCTGATCACCCGGCTGTACGAGCCCACCGCGGGATCGATCAAGTACCTCGGCCAGGACATCGCGCACGCCTCCCGCAAGGAGCTGGCGCCGATCCGGTCCGAGATCCAGATGATCTTCCAGGACCCGTACTCCTCGCTGAACCCGCGCCACACGGTCGGCACGATCATCAGCGGCCCGATGGAGATCAACAACATCAACCCGCCGCAGGGCCGCGAGGCCCGGGTCAAGGAGCTGTTGGAGATCGTCGGGCTCAACCCCGAGCACTACAACCGCTTCCCGCACGAGTTCTCCGGCGGTCAGCGCCAGCGCATCGGCGTCGCCCGTGCGCTCGCGCTCAACCCGAAGCTGATCGTGGCGGACGAGCCGGTCTCGGCGCTGGACGTGTCGATCCAGGCCCAGGTCGTCAACCTGCTGCAGGAGCTGCAGCGGGAGCTGGGCATCGCGTTCGTCTTCATCGCCCACGACCTGTCGATCGTCCGGCACTTCTCGCAGCGCGTCGCGGTGATGTACCTGGGCAAGGTGGTGGAGATCGCCGACCGCGACTCCCTGTACGGCGCGCCGCGGCACCCGTACACCCACGCGCTGCTCTCGGCGGCGCCGGACGCCGACCCGGACAACGTGTCCGTCGAGCGCATCCGCCTCACCGGCGACGTGCCCTCGCCGCTCAACCCGCCGTCCGGCTGCCGGTTCCGCACCCGTTGCTGGAAGGCGCAGGACAAGTGCGCGACCGAGGAGCCGCCGCTCATCCAGCTGTCCGGCAGCGCCGAGGGCCACCTCACCGCCTGCCACTTCCCGGAGGACGGTGCCAAGGCGGCCGCGCTGGTCCCGGCCGCCCGTGAGGCCGAGAAGACCGACACGGCCGAGGCCGACCAGGCCTGA
- a CDS encoding ABC transporter ATP-binding protein, whose protein sequence is MSTLTKDEAAQAPEARSSFLSVQDLRVRFRTEDGIVKAVNDLSFELEAGKTLGIVGESGSGKSVSNLAVMGLHNPRNTTIEGSVKLEGQELLGMPQKELEQLRGNKMAMIFQDSLAALSPYYTVGRQIAEPFMKHTGANKKQGRERAIEMLAKVGIPQPDKRVDSYPHQFSGGMRQRAMIAMALVCNPKLIIADEPTTALDVTVQAQIVDLLKELQQEFGTSIIFITHDLGVIREIADDVLVMYAGRAVERGTMREVLKTPQHPYGWGLLSSIPRINASVDVPLQPIPGTPPSLLNPPSGCAFNPRCEYREQVTGDKCRTERPALEIANGHLSACHLTAAQKQSILTEQILPRLSS, encoded by the coding sequence GTGAGCACCCTCACCAAGGACGAGGCCGCCCAGGCACCCGAGGCCCGCAGCTCGTTCCTCTCCGTCCAGGACCTGCGCGTCCGGTTCCGCACCGAGGACGGCATCGTCAAGGCCGTCAACGACCTCAGCTTCGAGCTGGAGGCCGGCAAGACCCTGGGCATCGTCGGCGAGTCCGGCTCGGGCAAGTCGGTGTCGAACCTGGCCGTGATGGGTCTGCACAACCCGCGGAACACCACCATCGAGGGTTCGGTCAAGCTGGAGGGGCAGGAGCTCCTCGGGATGCCGCAGAAGGAGCTGGAGCAGCTCCGCGGCAACAAGATGGCGATGATCTTCCAGGACTCGCTGGCCGCCCTCTCCCCGTACTACACGGTCGGCCGGCAGATCGCCGAGCCGTTCATGAAGCACACCGGGGCGAACAAGAAGCAGGGCCGCGAGCGGGCCATCGAGATGCTGGCCAAGGTCGGCATCCCGCAGCCCGACAAGCGGGTCGACTCCTACCCGCACCAGTTCTCCGGCGGTATGCGCCAGCGCGCCATGATCGCCATGGCCCTGGTCTGCAACCCCAAGCTGATCATCGCCGACGAGCCCACCACCGCCCTCGACGTGACGGTGCAGGCGCAGATCGTCGACCTGCTCAAGGAGCTCCAGCAGGAGTTCGGCACCTCGATCATCTTCATCACCCACGACCTCGGCGTGATCCGCGAGATCGCCGACGACGTGCTGGTGATGTACGCGGGCCGGGCCGTCGAGCGCGGCACCATGCGCGAGGTGCTGAAGACCCCCCAGCACCCGTACGGCTGGGGCCTGCTGAGCTCCATCCCGCGGATCAACGCCTCGGTCGACGTGCCGCTGCAGCCGATCCCGGGCACCCCGCCGAGCCTGCTCAACCCGCCGTCCGGCTGCGCCTTCAACCCGCGCTGCGAGTACCGCGAGCAGGTCACCGGCGACAAGTGCCGCACCGAGCGTCCGGCGCTGGAGATCGCCAACGGCCACCTCAGCGCCTGCCACCTCACCGCGGCGCAGAAGCAGTCCATCCTCACCGAGCAGATCCTGCCCCGGCTGAGCAGCTGA
- a CDS encoding ABC transporter permease has translation MLRFLIRRVLGAIIILFLLVLLTYLAVMTLPVDQAMLSCPKTCTPQQLENLRHNMGLDKSLAEQVWQYMSGLVTGTQYSDGFCNAPCLGYSYGRNDFVWNIIVANYPATFVLASGGAVCFLVIGVTLGMLSAWKQGSTFDKIASSISLVGQSTQIYFIGPLAIALFVTTLHWMEKPGYTPFTEDPAAMFAGMLLPWLVMSVIFWSNYTRQVRSLMIEQLSEDHIRAARAKGMSSRYVWWRYALRGAMAPVITIFGIDLGAVFSGAIITEFTFGIHGLGMLAVRSVVTQDTMLELGVLMISAASILLFNIIVDAAYGLLDPRVRIG, from the coding sequence ATGCTCAGATTTCTCATCCGCCGGGTGCTCGGCGCGATCATCATCCTCTTCCTGCTGGTCCTGTTGACGTACCTGGCGGTCATGACGCTGCCGGTCGACCAGGCCATGCTCAGCTGCCCGAAGACCTGCACCCCGCAGCAGCTCGAGAACCTCAGACACAACATGGGTCTGGACAAGTCCCTGGCCGAGCAGGTCTGGCAGTACATGTCGGGCCTGGTGACGGGCACCCAGTACAGCGACGGCTTCTGCAACGCCCCCTGCCTGGGCTACTCCTACGGGCGCAACGACTTCGTCTGGAACATCATCGTCGCCAACTACCCGGCGACCTTCGTGCTGGCCTCCGGCGGCGCCGTCTGCTTCCTGGTCATCGGCGTGACCCTGGGCATGCTCTCCGCGTGGAAGCAGGGCAGCACCTTCGACAAGATCGCCAGCTCCATCTCGCTGGTCGGTCAGTCGACCCAGATCTACTTCATCGGCCCCCTGGCCATCGCGCTCTTCGTCACCACGCTGCACTGGATGGAGAAGCCGGGCTACACCCCGTTCACCGAGGACCCGGCGGCGATGTTCGCCGGCATGCTGCTGCCGTGGCTCGTGATGTCGGTCATCTTCTGGTCGAACTACACCCGCCAGGTCCGCTCGCTGATGATCGAGCAGCTCTCCGAGGACCACATCCGGGCCGCCCGCGCCAAGGGCATGTCGAGCAGGTACGTCTGGTGGCGCTACGCGCTGCGCGGCGCGATGGCCCCGGTCATCACCATCTTCGGCATCGACCTGGGCGCCGTCTTCTCCGGTGCGATCATCACCGAGTTCACCTTCGGCATCCACGGCCTCGGCATGCTCGCCGTCCGCTCGGTGGTCACGCAGGACACCATGCTGGAGCTGGGCGTGCTGATGATCAGCGCCGCCTCGATCCTGCTCTTCAACATCATCGTCGACGCCGCGTACGGCCTCCTCGACCCCCGCGTGAGGATCGGATGA
- a CDS encoding ABC transporter substrate-binding protein: MRLRKAAYVPAMLAISALALTGCSSGSNGKSGDKVGGAKSEVQNFGLGTLADSTGPAPEVPGAKPGGTAYSIESAGIDHLDPGQIYVNEYQALAQLYSRTLTGYKVDPATGKTILVGDMATDTGKSSDEGKTWTWTLKDNLKFEDGSPITSKDVKYAVERLYASYQDQGPTFIQEWLSGADYRKVYEGPYDGKELGDDVIGTPDDKTIVFHFKEAHLDAPYAAAMPNITAIQKAKDTKEKYDVHPDSIGPYKIASHEPDKAIKFVKNPMWDPKSDPIRHQFVDGWEIELGITNPALTTRLMAGNGNDKNAITLTQTADAPNIAKISGDASYKDRLVSKFMPFVDVFDINNTRVKDPKVRKALALAFPRAQVQKLLGGAATGDMATNLISPTVSGWKDSDPLGLKAKPEGDPEAAKALLKEAGAEGYPIVLAYANTPRWQPISAAVQEALNNAGFKVERKELDPTTYYSVIGKKDNPYDMYRTGWGADWPVASTVIPPTMDGRKIADGSPNYSHYNNEANNAEIDRINKIADPKQQAEEWMKLADKMLADAPKIPTTYSKFYQVYGSGLGGVGFNEVIGAIDVNSIYVK, translated from the coding sequence ATGAGACTTCGCAAGGCAGCGTACGTGCCCGCGATGCTGGCCATCAGCGCCCTCGCTCTGACCGGCTGCTCCAGCGGCAGCAACGGCAAGTCCGGCGACAAGGTCGGCGGCGCCAAGTCCGAGGTGCAGAACTTCGGTCTCGGCACCCTGGCCGACTCCACCGGCCCGGCCCCCGAGGTTCCGGGTGCCAAGCCGGGTGGCACGGCGTACAGCATCGAGTCCGCGGGTATCGACCACCTGGACCCGGGCCAGATCTACGTCAACGAGTACCAGGCCCTGGCGCAGCTCTACAGCCGCACCCTGACCGGTTACAAGGTCGACCCGGCCACCGGCAAGACCATCCTGGTCGGCGACATGGCCACGGACACCGGCAAGTCCTCGGACGAGGGCAAGACCTGGACCTGGACCCTCAAGGACAACCTGAAGTTCGAGGACGGCTCGCCGATCACCTCGAAGGACGTCAAGTACGCGGTCGAGCGCCTGTACGCGTCCTACCAGGACCAGGGCCCCACCTTCATCCAGGAGTGGCTGTCCGGCGCGGACTACCGCAAGGTCTACGAGGGTCCGTACGACGGCAAGGAGCTCGGTGACGACGTCATCGGGACCCCGGACGACAAGACCATCGTGTTCCACTTCAAGGAGGCGCACCTCGACGCCCCCTACGCCGCTGCGATGCCGAACATCACGGCCATCCAGAAGGCGAAGGACACGAAGGAGAAGTACGACGTCCACCCGGACTCGATCGGCCCCTACAAGATCGCCAGCCACGAGCCCGACAAGGCGATCAAGTTCGTCAAGAACCCGATGTGGGACCCGAAGTCGGACCCGATCCGCCACCAGTTCGTGGACGGCTGGGAGATCGAGCTCGGCATCACCAACCCGGCGCTCACCACCCGTCTGATGGCCGGCAACGGCAACGACAAGAACGCCATCACCCTGACCCAGACCGCGGACGCGCCGAACATCGCCAAGATCTCGGGCGACGCCTCCTACAAGGACCGTCTGGTCAGCAAGTTCATGCCGTTCGTCGATGTCTTCGACATCAACAACACCCGCGTGAAGGACCCGAAGGTCCGCAAGGCCCTCGCCCTCGCCTTCCCGCGCGCCCAGGTCCAGAAGCTGCTCGGTGGCGCCGCCACCGGCGACATGGCCACCAACCTGATCAGCCCGACCGTGTCCGGCTGGAAGGACTCCGACCCGCTGGGCCTGAAGGCCAAGCCGGAGGGTGACCCGGAGGCCGCCAAGGCCCTCCTCAAGGAGGCCGGCGCCGAGGGCTACCCGATCGTCCTCGCCTACGCCAACACCCCGCGCTGGCAGCCGATCTCGGCCGCCGTCCAGGAGGCCCTGAACAACGCGGGCTTCAAGGTCGAGCGCAAGGAGCTGGACCCGACCACGTACTACAGCGTGATCGGCAAGAAGGACAACCCGTACGACATGTACCGCACCGGTTGGGGCGCGGACTGGCCGGTCGCCTCGACCGTCATCCCGCCGACCATGGACGGCCGCAAGATCGCCGACGGTTCGCCGAACTACTCGCACTACAACAACGAGGCGAACAACGCCGAGATCGACCGCATCAACAAGATCGCGGACCCGAAGCAGCAGGCGGAGGAGTGGATGAAGCTCGCCGACAAGATGCTGGCGGACGCTCCGAAGATCCCGACCACCTACAGCAAGTTCTACCAGGTGTACGGCTCGGGTCTGGGCGGCGTTGGCTTCAACGAGGTCATCGGCGCGATCGACGTGAACAGCATCTACGTCAAGTAA
- a CDS encoding ABC transporter permease, with product MTTPTGATTEADPVLVEPTKDEGGNNPPKLLGRTPGQIAWSRFKRNRTGVVCAAIVIFYVLIALCAPLISSLYGKDPYSFYGLRDVSLLDEFNMPAGPNGGMSGEYWFGISPQTGQDVFTNILFGIRTSLGIAVVIVIISTLIGAVVGIAQGYLGGKFDYFVGRFTDLLLAMPSQLFFIAFTPIVLNLFVPLNKETPTHIRIFAMWTVLSALGWMGLARLLRAMTLSLREREYVEAAKIAGASSTRIIFKELLPNLSTTILVQTTLLLPAMVTAEAGLSFLGVGMVSPTPDLGRMFADAAQYYDTDLTYLIFPGVTLMIFVLAFNLLGDAVRDALDPKTIQ from the coding sequence ATGACGACGCCAACAGGGGCCACGACAGAGGCCGACCCCGTCCTCGTCGAGCCCACGAAGGACGAGGGCGGTAACAACCCGCCCAAGCTCCTCGGGCGCACGCCGGGCCAGATCGCCTGGAGCCGCTTCAAGCGCAACCGGACCGGGGTCGTGTGCGCCGCGATCGTGATCTTCTATGTGTTGATCGCGCTCTGTGCCCCGCTCATCTCCTCGCTGTACGGCAAGGACCCGTACAGCTTCTACGGCCTGCGCGACGTGTCGCTGCTGGACGAGTTCAACATGCCGGCCGGCCCCAACGGCGGTATGAGCGGCGAGTACTGGTTCGGCATCTCGCCGCAGACCGGTCAGGACGTCTTCACCAACATCCTGTTCGGCATCCGCACCTCGCTGGGCATCGCGGTGGTCATCGTGATCATCTCGACCCTGATCGGCGCGGTCGTCGGCATCGCCCAGGGCTACCTCGGCGGCAAGTTCGACTACTTCGTCGGCCGCTTCACCGACCTGCTGCTGGCGATGCCGTCCCAGCTGTTCTTCATCGCCTTCACGCCGATCGTGCTGAACCTGTTCGTGCCGCTGAACAAGGAGACGCCGACCCACATCCGCATCTTCGCGATGTGGACCGTGCTGTCCGCCCTCGGCTGGATGGGCCTGGCCCGTCTGCTCCGCGCGATGACGCTGAGCCTGCGCGAGCGCGAGTACGTCGAGGCCGCGAAGATCGCCGGTGCGTCCAGCACCCGCATCATCTTCAAGGAGCTGCTGCCCAACCTCTCCACCACCATCCTGGTGCAGACCACACTGCTGCTGCCGGCGATGGTCACCGCGGAGGCGGGCCTCTCATTCCTCGGGGTGGGCATGGTGAGCCCGACGCCCGACCTGGGCCGGATGTTCGCGGATGCCGCGCAGTACTACGACACCGACCTCACCTACCTGATCTTCCCCGGCGTGACGCTGATGATCTTCGTCCTCGCGTTCAACCTGCTCGGGGACGCGGTCCGGGACGCTCTCGACCCGAAGACCATCCAGTAG